One window of Trifolium pratense cultivar HEN17-A07 linkage group LG5, ARS_RC_1.1, whole genome shotgun sequence genomic DNA carries:
- the LOC123884921 gene encoding trihelix transcription factor ASIL2-like, which translates to MDDDDEIHSNPSPLSGSPVSSPGAIGRISVTVAAPAPESHPVTNSYALALPIQNQVRGNNGGGREDCWSEGATAVLIEAWGERYMELSRGNLKQKHWKEVAEIVNGREDYMKVPKTDIQCKNRIDTVKKKYKSEKAKIAAGGGVTTSNWPFYDRLDQLIGPTAKITGSTSAGNSNLPPQKVPLGIPVGLHAGGGANQFNSQKKNKKPQPQVQPQLNYQKVQLRPRVVAVDSDNSSEREALSPVSSDSLPPPDSQERKRAKVMNSNAAKGTEGRKKGWGSGVRELTQAIVKFGEAYEQAETSKLQQVVEMEKQRMKFAKDLELQRMQFFMKTQVEISQLKLGRKNVNGIGNTSNHHHNNNEKNNMNNNNHNNNSDSE; encoded by the coding sequence ATGGACGACGACGACGAGATCCATTCCAATCCATCACCGTTGAGCGGATCTCCGGTGTCATCACCGGGAGCAATTGGTAGGATTTCGGTGACGGTTGCGGCACCGGCGCCGGAATCTCATCCGGTGACGAACAGCTATGCATTAGCGCTACCGATTCAGAATCAGGTAAGAGGAAACAACGGTGGAGGGAGAGAGGATTGTTGGAGCGAAGGCGCAACGGCGGTTTTGATCGAAGCGTGGGGAGAGAGGTATATGGAATTGAGCAGAGGAAATCTGAAGCAAAAGCATTGGAAAGAGGTGGCGGAGATCGTTAACGGAAGAGAAGATTATATGAAAGTGCCGAAAACCGATATTCAGTGCAAAAATCGGATCGATACAGTTAAGAAGAAGTATAAATCGGAGAAAGCTAAGATCGCCGCCGGAGGTGGCGTCACAACCAGTAATTGGCCGTTTTATGACCGATTAGATCAGTTGATTGGACCAACCGCCAAGATCACCGGTAGCACATCTGCCGGTAACAGTAATTTACCACCGCAAAAAGTTCCGTTAGGAATTCCGGTCGGTCTTCATGCCGGTGGTGGTGCTAATCAGTTCAattctcaaaagaaaaataaaaaaccacagCCACAAGTACAGCCGCAGTTGAATTACCAGAAGGTTCAACTTCGGCCGCGAGTTGTGGCTGTGGATTCCGATAATTCATCGGAAAGAGAAGCATTATCGCCGGTGTCAAGTGACAGTTTACCACCACCGGATAGTCAGGAGAGGAAGAGAGCGAAGGTGATGAATTCGAATGCTGCTAAAGGAACAGAAGGAAGAAAGAAAGGTTGGGGAAGTGGTGTGAGGGAATTgactcaagcaattgtgaaattCGGAGAGGCTTATGAACAAGCGGAGACATCGAAGTTGCAGCAGGTGGTGGAGATGGAGAAGCAGAGGATGAAGTTTGCTAAGGATTTGGAGTTGCAGAGAATGCAGTTTTTCATGAAAACACAGGTAGAGATTTCACAGCTTAAGcttggaagaaaaaatgttaATGGCATTGGTAACACAAGCAATCATCATCACAACAACAATGAAAAAAACAACATGAACAACAATAACCATAACAATAATAGTGACAGTGAATGA
- the LOC123886718 gene encoding probable F-box protein At2g36090, with protein MNNFSMLPPDIILTHILPRLDGETLTALSAVSSEFFHMICKDNNSRLWVNVCISTWPSLLSHTWVGFHGMIISDFPGGCRSFFSDAFPSLHHRNNPPPPPPPPKFPSVADFAYVFDVFLQGERERERELLCANIGSQSIKIGTCGATRSFRFVDSCDLWNILNFIPVKKDGCEEYLKEKLRFSCVLISSLYSEISSRSTIKHAGSLFRPCCKPVSVTTNNGSVVAVYETLLPMAGVWEYFTEMVKCEVKVKCEWKNEEEDKFYVRRIKIRMEDMDGIVVNENQAAIILMNAIENGERRGRGRGNEFHLGCTHVYGPSLCVAPNKRKVETSKRDPQAMLITKLRRLWKI; from the exons ATGAATAATTTTAGTATGTTACCTCCGGACATCATTCTTACTCACATCCTTCCGCGCCTCGACGGCGAAACCCTAACGGCTTTATCAGCAGTCTCCTCTGAATTCTTTCACATGATCTGCAAAGACAACAACAGCAGACTATGGGTGAACGTTTGCATTTCCACGTGGCCTAGCTTGTTGTCGCATACTTGGGTAGGTTTCCATGGGATGATAATTTCAGACTTCCCCGGTGGCTGCCGTTCCTTCTTCTCCGATGCGTTCCCTTCCCTCCACCATCGTAATAATCCTcctccacctccaccaccaccaaaaTTTCCATCCGTTGCAGATTTTGCGTAtgtatttgatgtttttttacAGGGAGAACGAGAACGAGAACGAGAACTTTTGTGTGCAAATATTGGATCTCAAAGCATAAAGATAGGGACATGTGGAGCCACGAGATCCTTTCGTTTTGTTGACTCTTGTGACTTGTggaatattttgaattttattccAGTGAAGAAAGATGGGTGTGAGgaatatttgaaagaaaaattgagGTTTAGTTGTGTGCTTATATCATCTCTATATAGTGAAATATCATCTAGGAGTACTATAAAGCATGCAGGGAGCTTGTTTCGTCCGTGTTGTAAACCTGTTTCAGTTACAACTAACAATGGATCGGTTGTGGCGGTGTACGAGACGCTGTTGCCGATGGCGGGGGTTTGGGAGTATTTTACGGAGATGGTAAAGTGTGAGGTGAAGGTGAAGTGTGAGtggaaaaatgaagaagaagataagTTCTATGTGAGGCGTATTAAGATTAGAATGGAGGACATGGATGGGATTGTTGTGAATGAGAATCAAGCTGCCATTATTCTTATGAATGCTATTGAAAATGGGGAGAggagaggaagaggaagaggaaaTGAATTTCACCTTGGCTGCACGCATg TTTATGGGCCTTCACTGTGTGTTGCTCCTAATAAAAGAAAAGTTGAAACTTCTAAAAGGGACCCTCAAGCAATGTTGATTACAAAATTGAGAAGACTGTGGAAGATTTAG